A stretch of Metabacillus sp. FJAT-52054 DNA encodes these proteins:
- a CDS encoding polysaccharide biosynthesis protein, translated as MFKNKTLLITGGTGSFGNAVMERFLDTDVKEIRIFSRDEKKQDDMRKRYKNEKLKFYIGDVRDLASVKNAMHGVDYIFHAAALKQVPSCEFFPLEAVKTNVLGTDNVLTAAIEYGVKKVICLSTDKAAYPINAMGISKAMMEKVLVAKSKTVEPDRTLICGTRYGNVMASRGSVIPLFIEQIKSGQPLTVTDPDMTRFLMSLEEAVELVVFAFQNADAGDVMVQKSPASTIIDLAQAVKELFNADNEIKIIGTRHGEKRYETLLTKEEYVKAEDLPGFYRVPADRRELNYEKYFAEGDKKLTSVEEYNSDNTQILTIEEIKGKLLELNYVQKELNEWKNRAEVTR; from the coding sequence ATGTTCAAAAATAAAACTCTATTAATAACGGGTGGTACAGGCTCTTTCGGTAATGCCGTAATGGAAAGATTCCTAGACACAGATGTAAAAGAAATTCGTATTTTTTCCCGGGATGAAAAGAAGCAAGATGATATGAGAAAACGCTATAAAAATGAAAAGCTAAAGTTTTATATAGGTGACGTTAGAGACTTGGCTAGTGTGAAAAATGCTATGCATGGTGTTGATTATATTTTTCATGCTGCAGCATTAAAACAGGTTCCATCATGCGAGTTCTTTCCTCTAGAAGCCGTAAAAACTAACGTATTGGGCACTGATAATGTGTTAACTGCTGCTATTGAGTATGGGGTCAAAAAAGTAATTTGTCTCTCTACAGATAAAGCAGCCTATCCAATAAATGCAATGGGCATTTCTAAAGCAATGATGGAGAAAGTGTTAGTTGCAAAGTCAAAAACTGTTGAACCAGATAGAACTTTAATTTGTGGTACTAGATATGGGAATGTAATGGCTTCACGGGGGTCCGTTATCCCATTATTTATTGAACAAATTAAGAGTGGACAACCCTTAACTGTAACAGACCCTGATATGACAAGATTCCTTATGAGCTTAGAAGAAGCAGTGGAGCTAGTTGTCTTTGCATTTCAAAATGCGGATGCAGGAGATGTTATGGTTCAAAAGTCTCCAGCTAGTACAATTATTGATCTGGCCCAAGCTGTTAAAGAATTATTTAATGCAGATAATGAGATAAAGATTATCGGTACAAGACATGGTGAAAAAAGATATGAGACCCTACTCACTAAAGAGGAGTATGTAAAGGCAGAGGATTTACCAGGTTTCTATAGAGTGCCTGCTGATCGAAGAGAGCTTAACTATGAAAAGTATTTTGCAGAAGGAGATAAAAAGCTTACGTCTGTAGAGGAATATAATTCTGATAATACACAGATTCTTACCATTGAAGAAATTAAAGGGAAATTATTAGAATTAAATTATGTTCAAAAAGAACTAAATGAATGGAAGAACAGAGCCGAAGTAACGAGATAA
- a CDS encoding glycosyltransferase family 4 protein: MNILFLTLLDFSTLDESGIYTDLMREFIKDNHKVYIISPTEKRKKQPTKLIDSENYKILKLQIGNTQKTNVIEKGISTLTLESKFKRGIEVYFSNVAFDLVIYTTPPITLHKAIEYVKKRDSAVTYLLLKDIFPQNAVDLGMMRKTGIGSLIYKYFKSKEKKLYELSDYIGCMSQANVEFLLRQNPEISSDTVEVCPNSIEPRELKRDQQKIRIIKEKYKIPLDCTVFIYGGNLGKPQGIDFLKECLKSNKDNSQVHFIIAGSGTEFDKLNEFFNIDNLKNAQIFSHLPKEDYEILANTCDVGLIFLDKRFTIPNFPSRLLSYMQASMPVLAATDVNTDIGQVIEQNNFGLWCESNNVTHFNKNVEQLCSKEVRKQMGANARKYLEENYTSKHSYEIIMSHFKKNERR, translated from the coding sequence GTGAATATCCTATTTTTAACCCTTTTAGATTTTTCTACACTTGATGAAAGTGGTATATATACAGACCTGATGAGAGAGTTTATAAAAGATAACCATAAAGTGTACATTATTTCACCAACTGAGAAGAGAAAAAAACAACCTACAAAATTAATCGATAGTGAAAACTACAAAATACTAAAATTACAGATAGGTAATACACAAAAGACTAATGTTATAGAAAAAGGGATTTCGACTCTCACTCTCGAGTCAAAATTTAAGAGGGGAATAGAAGTTTATTTTTCCAATGTAGCATTTGATTTAGTGATTTATACAACACCTCCAATAACTTTACATAAGGCTATTGAGTATGTGAAGAAAAGGGATAGTGCCGTTACTTATCTATTATTAAAAGATATATTCCCACAGAATGCTGTGGATCTTGGAATGATGCGGAAAACTGGGATCGGAAGTTTAATATATAAATACTTTAAATCCAAGGAAAAAAAATTATATGAACTCTCTGATTACATTGGATGTATGTCCCAAGCAAATGTGGAATTTTTATTAAGACAAAATCCTGAAATCTCTTCTGACACAGTGGAAGTATGCCCCAACAGTATAGAGCCTAGAGAACTAAAGAGGGATCAACAAAAGATAAGGATAATAAAGGAGAAGTATAAGATTCCACTTGATTGTACTGTGTTTATCTATGGTGGGAACCTTGGTAAACCCCAAGGTATTGACTTCTTAAAAGAGTGTTTAAAGTCAAACAAAGATAATAGTCAGGTTCATTTTATAATAGCTGGTTCAGGAACTGAATTTGATAAGCTGAACGAGTTTTTTAATATTGACAACCTCAAGAATGCTCAGATATTTTCTCATCTACCCAAAGAGGATTATGAAATTCTTGCAAATACATGTGATGTTGGGCTGATTTTCTTAGATAAACGCTTTACAATACCAAATTTCCCATCAAGGCTACTTTCTTATATGCAAGCGTCAATGCCAGTGTTAGCAGCTACGGATGTAAACACTGATATAGGTCAAGTTATTGAACAAAACAACTTTGGTCTTTGGTGTGAAAGCAACAATGTTACACACTTTAACAAAAATGTTGAACAGCTATGTAGTAAAGAAGTAAGAAAACAAATGGGTGCTAATGCTAGAAAGTATTTAGAAGAAAATTATACCAGCAAGCATTCGTACGAAATTATAATGAGTCATTTTAAAAAAAATGAGAGAAGGTAA